In Streptomyces sclerotialus, one genomic interval encodes:
- a CDS encoding putative glycolipid-binding domain-containing protein: MTGHHVLTWDVTASKGIETAWVDLGERTLSAHGRAVGTVPEAYWITYELETGEDFVTRRLRVRAESAAGSRELDLRRDDEGRWTAGGEPLAGLAAALDCDLGLCPLTNTMPLLRHGLHRSPGEHDFVMAWVSVPELAVQPSPQRYEHLARTEEGARVRYTSGAFQRDLECDGDGLIVGYPDLAQRTQTR, from the coding sequence ATGACGGGCCATCACGTTCTCACCTGGGACGTCACCGCGAGCAAGGGCATCGAGACCGCGTGGGTCGACCTCGGCGAGCGGACGCTGTCCGCGCACGGCCGGGCGGTGGGCACCGTACCGGAGGCCTACTGGATCACGTACGAGCTGGAGACCGGCGAGGACTTCGTGACGCGGCGGCTGCGGGTACGTGCCGAGAGCGCGGCCGGCAGCCGCGAGCTGGACCTGCGGCGGGACGACGAGGGCCGGTGGACGGCGGGCGGTGAGCCGCTGGCGGGACTGGCCGCCGCGCTCGACTGCGACCTCGGACTGTGCCCCCTCACCAACACGATGCCGCTGCTGCGCCACGGGCTGCACCGCTCCCCGGGTGAACACGACTTCGTGATGGCGTGGGTGTCGGTGCCGGAGCTGGCGGTCCAGCCCTCCCCGCAGCGGTACGAGCACCTCGCCCGTACGGAGGAAGGCGCCCGGGTGCGGTACACCTCGGGCGCCTTCCAGCGTGACCTGGAGTGCGACGGGGACGGCCTGATCGTCGGCTATCCGGACCTGGCGCAGCGCACCCAGACCCGCTGA
- a CDS encoding exo-alpha-sialidase, which translates to MTSDPSALNSPGPRPGRRRWWATLATAAIAFLPPIPANAQPPTEAAPVGLDQQVLFKASQEKGYSCFRIPAIVTTPRGTLLAFAEGRVDNCGDAGDIDLVMKRSTDGGRTWSPLQVVNEGGGDTHGNPAPVVDRRTGRVVLAETYNKGRDDAANCDVPCDRRPHMQISDDDGRTWSKPKDMTPALRPPSWNSWYATGPVHGIQLTRGRHAGRLVYTVNAESYGGGRITANHAALMYSDDGGRTWRTGALDTWRTASDGTFRQKPSEMTLVERSDGTIYVNGREQDGTDLGHRTAAVSRDGGKSFARPFEAIPDLYSPMVQGSMLRLQPRSPGSPGRLLFAAPADPDRRRTMTIRSSYDEGRTWEGVDRGARITTDWSGYSDLANIRPGEVGLLYEGGAVDARDEIRFARFTEEWLGPRRGPDPTTPDHGFGARPAAVLGGARATEGRFGQALAFDGKDDAVRLPFRSSLPLGDRDFTCSLWFRYEAKSGEQPLLWMGGVGSRAPQVALRADPAKDRLTADLTALTGAGPAKSAQVTAAGAANDGRWHHLALRRSGGRLTLTVDGTRTTSVADVPGSVSRNDTFGVHLGQKPDSRSHFTGALDDVRVYRRALSDRELADVRERNLPAAAPAVLRLPLDRVRGN; encoded by the coding sequence ATGACGTCAGATCCGAGCGCACTCAACAGTCCCGGCCCGAGACCCGGGCGACGCCGCTGGTGGGCCACGCTGGCCACAGCGGCGATCGCCTTCCTCCCCCCGATTCCCGCGAACGCCCAACCCCCCACCGAGGCCGCCCCCGTCGGTCTCGACCAGCAGGTGCTCTTCAAGGCCTCCCAGGAGAAGGGCTACTCCTGCTTCCGTATCCCCGCGATCGTGACGACCCCGCGCGGCACGCTCCTGGCCTTCGCCGAGGGCCGGGTGGACAACTGTGGGGACGCCGGCGACATAGACCTGGTGATGAAACGGTCCACCGACGGCGGCCGCACCTGGAGTCCGCTCCAGGTCGTCAATGAGGGCGGCGGCGACACGCACGGCAACCCGGCACCGGTCGTGGACCGCCGCACCGGGCGCGTCGTCCTCGCCGAGACCTACAACAAGGGCCGGGACGACGCCGCCAACTGCGACGTGCCCTGCGACCGCAGACCGCACATGCAGATCAGCGACGACGACGGGCGCACCTGGTCGAAGCCGAAGGACATGACCCCCGCGCTCCGGCCGCCGTCGTGGAACTCCTGGTACGCGACCGGCCCCGTGCACGGCATCCAGCTGACCCGCGGGCGGCACGCCGGGCGGCTGGTCTACACCGTCAACGCCGAAAGCTACGGAGGCGGCCGTATAACGGCCAACCACGCCGCCCTCATGTACAGCGACGACGGCGGCAGGACCTGGCGCACCGGTGCGCTCGACACCTGGCGCACCGCTTCTGACGGAACGTTCCGTCAGAAGCCGTCTGAGATGACGCTCGTGGAGCGCTCGGACGGGACGATCTACGTCAACGGGCGCGAGCAGGACGGCACCGACCTGGGCCACCGTACGGCGGCCGTCAGCCGGGACGGCGGCAAGTCCTTCGCCCGGCCGTTCGAGGCCATTCCCGACCTGTACTCGCCCATGGTCCAGGGCTCGATGCTGCGGCTGCAGCCGCGGTCGCCCGGCAGCCCGGGCCGGCTGCTGTTCGCCGCGCCGGCCGACCCGGACCGGCGGCGCACCATGACCATCCGTTCCTCGTACGACGAGGGCCGTACATGGGAGGGGGTGGACCGGGGCGCCCGGATCACCACCGACTGGTCGGGCTACTCGGACCTGGCGAACATCAGGCCTGGCGAGGTCGGGCTGCTCTACGAGGGCGGCGCGGTGGACGCGCGGGACGAGATCCGCTTCGCGCGGTTCACCGAGGAGTGGCTCGGGCCGCGCCGCGGTCCGGACCCGACCACGCCGGACCACGGGTTCGGCGCCCGGCCGGCCGCCGTCCTGGGCGGCGCCCGCGCCACCGAGGGCCGTTTCGGGCAGGCGCTGGCGTTCGACGGCAAGGACGATGCCGTCCGGCTGCCGTTCCGCTCCTCGCTGCCGCTGGGCGACCGCGACTTCACGTGCAGCCTCTGGTTCCGGTACGAGGCGAAGAGCGGCGAGCAGCCGCTGCTGTGGATGGGCGGCGTGGGCAGCAGGGCGCCGCAGGTGGCGCTGCGCGCCGACCCCGCCAAGGACCGGCTGACGGCGGACCTCACGGCGCTGACCGGCGCCGGGCCCGCGAAGTCGGCGCAGGTCACCGCGGCCGGCGCGGCCAACGACGGACGCTGGCACCACCTGGCGCTGCGCCGGTCGGGCGGCCGGCTGACGCTCACGGTGGACGGGACCAGGACCACGTCGGTGGCGGACGTTCCCGGGTCGGTCAGCCGGAACGACACGTTCGGGGTGCACCTCGGCCAGAAGCCGGACTCCCGGTCGCACTTCACCGGCGCGCTGGACGACGTACGCGTCTACCGGCGGGCCCTGAGCGACCGTGAGCTGGCCGATGTCCGCGAGCGCAACCTGCCGGCCGCGGCGCCGGCCGTGCTCCGGCTGCCGCTGGACCGGGTGCGGGGGAACTGA
- a CDS encoding MarR family winged helix-turn-helix transcriptional regulator yields the protein MAETPYTPARIRALPSWLLGRAAARGHRLVAEALAREGMRMMHHAVLSAVAELGPVSQADLGRSLSIDPKDMVTIVNDLVAEELVVRAPDPRDRRKNAVTISPAGTRTLRRTQKLGDTANAELTAALTPAERDQLVDLLTRIAAPGLDDRGT from the coding sequence ATGGCCGAAACCCCCTACACACCCGCGCGCATTCGTGCTCTGCCCAGCTGGCTCCTCGGCCGCGCCGCCGCCCGCGGTCACCGGCTCGTCGCCGAGGCGCTCGCCCGCGAGGGCATGCGGATGATGCACCACGCCGTGCTGTCGGCCGTCGCCGAACTGGGCCCGGTCTCCCAGGCGGACCTGGGCCGCAGCCTGAGCATCGACCCCAAGGACATGGTCACGATCGTCAACGACCTGGTCGCGGAGGAACTGGTCGTCCGCGCGCCCGACCCACGCGACCGCCGCAAGAACGCCGTCACCATCTCCCCGGCCGGCACCCGCACGCTGCGCCGTACTCAAAAACTCGGCGACACGGCCAACGCGGAACTGACCGCGGCCCTCACCCCCGCCGAACGCGACCAGCTCGTCGACCTGCTCACCCGGATAGCCGCACCGGGCCTGGACGACCGCGGCACCTGA
- the fdhD gene encoding formate dehydrogenase accessory sulfurtransferase FdhD, which yields MGRVTERRRVIRIRDGAVSTRPDTLVAEEPLEIRLGGKPLAITMRTPGDDFALAAGFLVSEGVLGSAAELANIVYCAGATEEGSNTYNVVDVQLAPGVAVPDISLERNVYTTSSCGLCGKASLDAVRTTARFALKDDDGMTVEPATLSVLPDRLRAAQRVFDRTGGLHAAGLFSADGELLDLREDVGRHNAVDKVVGRALQQDRLPLSDTVLMVSGRASFELAQKAVMAGIPVLAAVSAPSSLAVDLAAETGLTLVGFLRGSSMNIYAGEHRIALDPLG from the coding sequence ATGGGCAGGGTCACCGAGCGACGGCGCGTCATCCGCATCCGCGACGGAGCCGTGAGCACCCGCCCGGACACCCTGGTCGCCGAGGAGCCGCTGGAGATCCGGCTCGGCGGCAAGCCGCTGGCCATCACGATGCGCACCCCCGGCGACGACTTCGCGCTCGCGGCCGGCTTCCTGGTCAGCGAGGGCGTGCTCGGCAGCGCGGCGGAGCTGGCGAACATCGTGTACTGCGCGGGCGCCACGGAGGAGGGCAGCAACACGTACAACGTGGTCGACGTGCAGCTCGCGCCCGGCGTCGCGGTCCCGGACATCTCCCTCGAACGCAACGTCTACACGACGTCCTCCTGCGGGCTGTGCGGCAAGGCCAGCCTGGACGCCGTGCGGACCACCGCGCGCTTCGCGCTGAAGGACGACGACGGCATGACCGTCGAGCCGGCCACGCTCTCCGTACTGCCCGACCGGCTGCGCGCCGCCCAGCGGGTGTTCGACCGCACCGGCGGGCTGCATGCGGCGGGGCTGTTCTCGGCCGACGGGGAACTGCTGGACCTGCGGGAGGACGTGGGCCGGCACAACGCGGTCGACAAGGTCGTCGGGCGGGCACTGCAACAGGACCGGCTGCCGTTGTCCGACACCGTTCTGATGGTCTCCGGGCGTGCCTCCTTCGAACTCGCCCAGAAGGCCGTGATGGCGGGCATCCCCGTACTCGCCGCGGTCTCCGCGCCCTCCTCACTCGCGGTCGATCTGGCGGCGGAGACCGGCCTGACCCTGGTCGGCTTCCTGCGCGGCAGCTCGATGAACATCTACGCGGGCGAGCACCGCATAGCCCTGGACCCGCTGGGCTGA
- a CDS encoding alpha/beta fold hydrolase has product MEPRLTLPDGTRIAHDATDTPGTGAGTGTGTEAPLAVYAHGMSLSRDVEAGMDLFGWDAVRRLPGRRLVRYDARGHGASTGGADASGYTYRHFADDLLALLDRLSPGRPVTGMGSSLGSATVLTAAVREPARFDRLVLLIPPTAWETRAAQAGLYRKLADATEKGGPELLAKVTAAAPVPSSLAGAPGYPARSLGVHREALPSLLRGAALSDLPARAEIARLTRPALVLAWADDPGHPVSTAEQLAGLLPGARLHVSEDAADIRTWGDRIAEFLAD; this is encoded by the coding sequence ATGGAACCGCGACTCACACTCCCGGACGGCACCCGGATCGCCCACGACGCGACGGACACACCGGGCACCGGTGCGGGTACCGGTACCGGCACTGAGGCACCGCTCGCCGTGTACGCCCACGGCATGTCGCTCAGCCGCGACGTCGAGGCCGGGATGGACCTGTTCGGCTGGGACGCGGTGCGCCGGCTGCCCGGCCGGCGGCTGGTCCGCTACGACGCGCGGGGACACGGTGCGTCGACGGGCGGCGCGGACGCGTCCGGCTACACCTACCGGCACTTCGCCGACGACCTGCTCGCACTGCTCGACCGCCTCTCCCCCGGCCGGCCCGTCACCGGCATGGGGTCCTCGCTCGGCAGTGCGACCGTACTGACCGCCGCGGTACGGGAACCCGCACGCTTCGACCGGCTCGTCCTGCTGATCCCGCCGACCGCCTGGGAGACCCGCGCCGCGCAGGCCGGCCTCTACCGCAAGCTCGCCGACGCCACGGAGAAGGGCGGCCCGGAACTGCTCGCCAAGGTCACGGCAGCGGCGCCCGTGCCGTCCTCCCTCGCCGGCGCCCCCGGCTACCCGGCGCGCTCGCTCGGCGTGCACCGCGAGGCGCTGCCTTCCCTGCTGCGCGGTGCCGCGCTGTCCGACCTGCCGGCCCGTGCGGAGATCGCCCGGCTGACCCGGCCGGCCCTGGTGCTCGCATGGGCCGACGACCCGGGCCATCCCGTCTCCACCGCTGAGCAGCTCGCCGGGCTGCTGCCCGGGGCACGGTTGCACGTCTCGGAGGACGCCGCCGACATCCGCACCTGGGGCGACCGCATCGCGGAGTTCCTGGCCGACTGA
- a CDS encoding SRPBCC family protein, with protein MSKIEESVEVAVPVTKAYNQWTQFEEFPRFMDGVERIEQRTPKLTHWVTKIGGVTREFDAEITEQIPDERIAWTTVAGETRQAGVVTFHRLDDQHTKVMLQLDHDPEGIADTVGDKLGFIRSKATTDLKNFKKFIESRGTETGAWRGEV; from the coding sequence ATGTCGAAGATCGAAGAGTCGGTCGAGGTTGCCGTCCCGGTGACGAAGGCCTACAACCAGTGGACACAGTTCGAGGAATTCCCCCGCTTCATGGACGGGGTCGAGCGCATCGAGCAGCGCACACCGAAGCTCACGCACTGGGTCACCAAGATCGGCGGAGTGACCCGCGAGTTCGACGCGGAGATCACCGAGCAGATTCCCGACGAGCGGATCGCCTGGACCACGGTGGCCGGTGAGACGCGCCAGGCCGGTGTGGTGACCTTCCACCGCCTCGACGACCAGCACACCAAGGTCATGCTCCAGCTCGACCACGACCCCGAGGGCATCGCCGACACGGTCGGCGACAAGCTCGGCTTCATACGCAGCAAGGCCACCACGGACCTGAAGAACTTCAAGAAGTTCATCGAGTCACGTGGCACGGAGACCGGCGCCTGGCGCGGCGAGGTCTGA
- a CDS encoding GntR family transcriptional regulator: MLSAGLPQGTVPKLERPGPLRERVYEALLELITTRALQPGQHLVESELAGHLGVSRQPVREALQRLNTDGWVDLRPAQGAFVHEPTEEEADQLLGVRTLLEAEAARLAAANASEAGVEELAALCDRGEQAVRDDDVDLAVATNAAFHAKVMDLAGNTVLAGLAEQVGRRVRWYYTPVARQRGKRSWAEHRELIDAIAKGDGQRATEIMRAHTEHTRRTYHEREGAK; the protein is encoded by the coding sequence ATGCTGTCCGCTGGACTGCCGCAGGGGACCGTGCCGAAGCTCGAACGCCCCGGCCCGCTGCGCGAACGGGTCTACGAAGCGCTGCTCGAACTGATCACGACCCGCGCGCTCCAGCCGGGTCAGCACCTCGTCGAGAGCGAGCTCGCCGGGCATCTGGGCGTCTCCCGCCAGCCGGTGCGCGAGGCGCTGCAGCGGCTGAACACCGACGGCTGGGTCGATCTGCGCCCTGCCCAGGGCGCATTCGTGCACGAGCCGACCGAGGAGGAGGCCGACCAGCTGCTCGGCGTGCGCACGCTGCTGGAGGCCGAGGCGGCCCGGCTGGCCGCCGCCAACGCCTCGGAGGCGGGCGTCGAGGAGCTGGCGGCGCTGTGCGACCGGGGTGAACAGGCGGTCCGTGACGACGACGTGGACCTCGCCGTCGCCACCAACGCGGCCTTCCACGCCAAGGTGATGGACCTGGCGGGCAACACCGTACTGGCCGGGCTGGCCGAGCAGGTCGGCCGGCGGGTGCGCTGGTACTACACCCCGGTCGCCCGGCAGCGCGGCAAGCGGTCCTGGGCCGAGCACCGCGAGCTGATCGACGCCATCGCCAAGGGCGACGGACAGCGCGCCACCGAGATTATGCGTGCCCACACCGAGCACACCCGCCGCACGTACCACGAGCGCGAGGGGGCGAAGTAG
- a CDS encoding helix-turn-helix transcriptional regulator — MDRRELAAFLRSRRERITPGDVGLPAGPRRRTPGLRREEVAQLAFISTEYYTRLEQGRAPHPSREVLGQLARALRLSDAERDHLHHLAGAPPAPPAGPSREVRQSIVDLLHRLPEAAAVVLSATYEVIAWNELAAALLEDFSVLSRRDRNLIRRAFLGPYRHGRRLYGVSDADEFTRTSVQHLRAAAARYPNDPEVTGLVKELLAGSEEFAGLWATHDVTARPTLCKTFAHPLVGPVAVNCDVLDIADRDQRVVLYTAAPGSPSEEALRLLSVVGTQRMGVPG; from the coding sequence ATGGATCGACGAGAACTGGCTGCCTTCCTGCGCAGCAGGCGCGAGCGCATCACCCCTGGCGACGTGGGGCTGCCTGCCGGGCCGCGCCGCCGCACCCCGGGACTGCGCCGCGAGGAGGTGGCGCAGCTGGCGTTCATCTCGACCGAGTACTACACGCGCCTGGAGCAGGGCCGCGCCCCGCATCCCTCCCGTGAGGTGCTGGGCCAACTCGCCCGTGCGCTGCGCCTGTCGGACGCGGAGCGCGACCATCTCCATCACCTCGCCGGTGCGCCTCCCGCACCCCCGGCCGGGCCTTCGCGGGAAGTGCGGCAGAGCATCGTCGACCTGCTGCACCGGCTGCCGGAGGCCGCGGCCGTCGTGTTGTCGGCGACGTATGAGGTCATCGCCTGGAACGAGCTGGCCGCTGCCTTGCTGGAGGACTTCTCCGTCCTGTCGCGCCGGGACCGGAACCTCATCCGACGCGCCTTCCTCGGTCCGTACCGGCACGGCCGACGGCTGTACGGCGTCTCGGACGCGGACGAGTTCACCCGGACCTCGGTCCAGCACCTGCGCGCCGCGGCAGCTCGCTATCCCAACGACCCTGAAGTGACCGGCCTGGTCAAGGAGCTCCTCGCCGGCAGTGAGGAGTTCGCCGGGCTCTGGGCCACCCACGACGTGACCGCTCGGCCCACCCTCTGCAAGACTTTCGCGCACCCCCTCGTCGGCCCCGTCGCCGTCAACTGCGACGTCCTGGACATCGCTGACCGGGACCAGCGAGTCGTCCTCTACACCGCTGCCCCCGGCTCACCGTCGGAAGAGGCACTGCGGCTGCTGTCCGTCGTCGGCACGCAGCGCATGGGCGTACCCGGCTGA
- a CDS encoding glucose 1-dehydrogenase: MIAVAGHRLLSMTHTPNTSTTSTTASGLLAGKVAFLTGAGRGIGAAAARLFAREGARVLLAARTQTQLEAVTEEIRTAGGTADHVVCDLADPASVRAAVDRCVELYGRLDVAFNNGATGQPPGPMDQLSEAEFDHVCAVNLKGPWLAMTAEIAAIRATAKRGAIVNTSSVGSLMGNPALPAYGAAKRAVNSLTASAAVTYGPENIRVNAIAPGTTLTEMLYEWDEKSPGTIEQLNARTPLGRAADPDEIAQAAAWLLSDRSSYVTGTVLRVDGGMRA, translated from the coding sequence ATGATCGCGGTGGCCGGACACAGGCTCCTCAGCATGACCCACACACCGAACACCTCCACCACCTCCACCACGGCCTCGGGCCTGCTCGCCGGCAAGGTCGCCTTCCTCACCGGCGCCGGTCGCGGTATCGGCGCGGCAGCGGCACGGCTGTTCGCCCGGGAGGGGGCCCGAGTGCTGCTCGCGGCCCGCACGCAGACCCAGCTCGAAGCGGTGACCGAGGAGATCCGGACGGCCGGCGGCACCGCGGACCACGTGGTGTGCGACCTGGCCGATCCGGCAAGCGTCCGGGCCGCCGTCGACCGCTGCGTGGAGCTGTACGGCCGGCTCGACGTGGCCTTCAACAACGGCGCGACGGGCCAGCCGCCCGGCCCGATGGACCAGCTCTCGGAGGCCGAGTTCGACCACGTCTGCGCCGTCAACCTCAAGGGCCCGTGGCTGGCCATGACCGCCGAGATCGCCGCCATCCGCGCCACCGCGAAGCGCGGGGCCATCGTCAACACCTCCAGCGTCGGCAGCCTGATGGGCAACCCCGCATTGCCCGCCTACGGCGCAGCGAAGCGGGCGGTCAACAGCCTCACCGCGTCGGCAGCCGTCACCTACGGCCCGGAAAACATCCGCGTCAACGCCATCGCGCCCGGCACCACACTCACCGAGATGCTGTACGAGTGGGACGAGAAATCCCCCGGCACCATCGAGCAGCTCAACGCCCGGACCCCGCTGGGCCGCGCCGCCGATCCGGACGAGATCGCCCAGGCTGCCGCCTGGCTCCTCAGCGACCGCTCCTCCTACGTCACCGGCACGGTCCTCCGCGTCGACGGCGGCATGCGAGCCTGA
- a CDS encoding ROK family transcriptional regulator — protein sequence MTARPANAHQARLLHLLRDQGPNSRAQLGDQVDLSRSKLAVEVDRLLETGLVVADGLAASRGGRRSHNIRLAPSLRFLGVDIGATSVDVAVTNAELEVLGHLTQPMDVRDGPVAVFEQVLALADKLKDSGLAEGFDGAGIGVPGPVRFPEGVPVAPPIMPGWDGFPVREALSQELGCPVMVDNDVNLMALGEQHAGVARTSQDFLCVKIGTGIGCGIVVGGAVYRGTTGSAGDIGHIQVEPDGRRCACGNAGCLEAYFGGAALARDAEDAAREGRSATLAARLEAAGALAASDVSVAASAGDATALELIKAGGTRTGQVIAGLVSFFNPGLVVIGGGVTGLGHTLLAAIRTQVYHQSLPLATGNLPIVLGELGPLAGVTGAARLISDHLFSPA from the coding sequence ATGACAGCCAGGCCCGCGAACGCGCACCAGGCGCGGCTCCTTCACCTGCTGCGCGACCAGGGGCCCAACTCCCGTGCTCAGCTGGGTGACCAGGTCGACCTGTCGCGTTCCAAGCTGGCGGTGGAGGTCGACCGGCTGCTGGAGACCGGCCTCGTCGTCGCCGACGGCCTGGCCGCCTCCCGCGGCGGCCGTCGCTCCCACAACATCCGGCTCGCGCCCTCGCTGCGCTTCCTCGGCGTGGACATCGGCGCGACCTCGGTCGACGTGGCGGTCACCAACGCCGAACTGGAGGTACTCGGTCACCTCACCCAGCCGATGGACGTCCGGGACGGGCCGGTCGCCGTCTTCGAGCAAGTCCTCGCGCTGGCGGACAAGTTGAAGGACAGCGGGCTCGCCGAGGGGTTCGACGGCGCGGGCATCGGCGTGCCGGGCCCGGTCCGCTTCCCCGAAGGCGTGCCCGTCGCACCGCCGATCATGCCGGGCTGGGACGGCTTCCCCGTACGGGAAGCGCTCAGCCAGGAGCTGGGCTGCCCGGTCATGGTCGACAACGACGTGAACCTGATGGCGCTGGGGGAGCAGCACGCGGGGGTGGCCCGCACCTCGCAGGATTTCCTCTGCGTCAAGATCGGTACGGGCATCGGCTGCGGCATCGTCGTCGGCGGCGCGGTCTACCGCGGCACCACCGGCAGCGCCGGCGACATCGGCCACATCCAGGTCGAGCCCGACGGCCGCCGCTGCGCCTGCGGCAATGCCGGCTGCCTGGAGGCCTACTTCGGCGGTGCCGCGCTCGCCCGGGACGCGGAGGACGCGGCGCGCGAGGGCCGGTCGGCCACGCTCGCGGCCCGGCTCGAGGCGGCGGGCGCGCTCGCCGCCTCGGACGTGTCCGTGGCCGCCTCCGCCGGCGACGCCACCGCGCTGGAACTGATCAAGGCCGGTGGCACCCGCACCGGGCAGGTCATCGCCGGGCTCGTCAGCTTCTTCAATCCGGGCCTCGTGGTGATCGGCGGCGGGGTGACCGGCCTCGGCCACACACTGCTGGCCGCGATCCGCACGCAGGTGTACCACCAGTCGCTGCCCCTGGCGACCGGCAACCTCCCTATCGTCCTGGGCGAGCTGGGCCCGCTGGCCGGTGTGACCGGCGCGGCCCGGCTGATCAGCGACCACTTGTTCTCACCGGCCTGA
- a CDS encoding sugar ABC transporter ATP-binding protein, producing MAPAHRPAPPPSAAHEATGPLLTMTGITKSFPGVRALDGVDLDVVAGEVHCLLGQNGAGKSTLIKVLAGAHQPDGGEIRWRGETVTLKSPIAAMRLGIATIYQELDLVEHMSVAENVFLGHERATGGFVRTGEARDRTAELLARLGHPEIDPATPVGELSAAGQQIASMARALSHDVRLIVMDEPSAALDPDEVDNLFRIVTALTSAGVAVVYISHRLEEIRRIGDRVTVLKDGRTAARGLDAHATPTRDIVALMTGRDVEYVFPERRAATDRPAPVLSVEGLAREGEFAPVDFQLHPGEILGLAGLVGSGRSEILETVFGARRPTAGRVLVDGRPLRPGSVTAAVRAGIGLAPEERKSQALLLLESVSRNVSLSSLPRFARAGWLDRHAERAGARAATRDLSLRPDDPDRPVRTLSGGNQQKAVLARWLLRGCRVLLLDEPTRGVDVGARAELYAVIRRLADEGMAVLLVSSEVPEVLGLADRVLVLREGRVVHEGDAAALDEHRVLDLVMSEGPGPVPAPAGTAPEETPAPTPRGDRP from the coding sequence ATGGCACCAGCGCACCGCCCCGCACCTCCGCCGTCCGCGGCGCACGAAGCCACCGGACCGCTGCTCACCATGACCGGCATCACCAAGTCCTTCCCCGGCGTCCGCGCGCTGGACGGCGTGGACCTGGACGTGGTGGCGGGGGAGGTGCACTGCCTGCTCGGCCAGAACGGTGCGGGCAAGTCCACCCTGATCAAGGTGCTGGCCGGAGCGCACCAGCCGGACGGCGGCGAGATCCGCTGGCGCGGCGAGACCGTCACCCTGAAGTCCCCGATCGCCGCGATGCGGCTCGGCATCGCCACCATCTACCAGGAACTGGACCTGGTCGAGCACATGTCCGTCGCCGAGAACGTCTTCCTCGGCCACGAACGCGCCACCGGCGGCTTCGTCCGCACCGGCGAGGCCCGCGACCGGACCGCCGAGCTGCTCGCCCGGCTGGGCCACCCCGAGATCGATCCCGCCACCCCCGTCGGCGAGCTCTCCGCCGCCGGCCAGCAGATCGCGTCGATGGCCCGCGCCCTCTCGCACGACGTACGGCTGATCGTCATGGACGAGCCGTCCGCCGCGCTCGACCCCGACGAGGTCGACAACCTCTTCCGTATCGTCACGGCCCTCACCTCCGCCGGCGTCGCCGTCGTCTACATCTCCCACCGCCTGGAGGAGATCCGCCGGATCGGCGACCGGGTGACCGTACTGAAGGACGGCCGTACGGCTGCCCGCGGCCTAGACGCGCACGCCACCCCCACCCGCGACATCGTCGCCCTGATGACCGGCCGCGACGTCGAGTACGTCTTCCCCGAACGGCGCGCGGCCACCGACCGCCCGGCCCCCGTCCTCAGCGTCGAAGGCCTCGCCCGCGAGGGCGAGTTCGCGCCGGTCGACTTCCAGCTGCACCCCGGCGAGATCCTCGGCCTCGCCGGGCTCGTCGGCTCCGGCCGCTCGGAGATCCTGGAGACCGTCTTCGGCGCCCGGCGGCCCACCGCGGGCCGGGTACTGGTCGACGGCCGGCCGCTGCGCCCCGGCAGCGTCACCGCCGCCGTACGCGCCGGAATCGGCCTCGCCCCCGAAGAACGCAAGTCCCAGGCGCTGCTGCTCCTGGAGTCCGTCAGCCGTAACGTCTCCCTCTCCTCGCTGCCCCGCTTCGCACGCGCCGGCTGGCTGGACCGGCACGCCGAACGGGCCGGTGCCCGCGCCGCCACCCGTGACCTGTCGCTGCGCCCCGACGACCCCGACCGCCCGGTCCGCACCCTCTCCGGCGGCAACCAGCAGAAGGCCGTACTGGCCCGCTGGCTGCTCCGTGGCTGCCGGGTCCTGCTGCTGGACGAGCCGACCCGCGGCGTGGACGTCGGCGCGCGTGCCGAGCTGTACGCGGTGATCCGGCGGCTGGCCGACGAGGGCATGGCCGTGCTGCTGGTCTCCAGCGAGGTGCCCGAAGTGCTCGGGCTCGCCGACCGGGTGCTCGTCCTGCGCGAGGGCCGGGTCGTGCACGAGGGGGACGCGGCGGCACTGGACGAGCACCGGGTGCTCGACCTGGTCATGAGCGAAGGACCGGGGCCCGTACCGGCCCCGGCAGGTAC